The Arthrobacter russicus genome has a segment encoding these proteins:
- a CDS encoding phage tail sheath subtilisin-like domain-containing protein: MPTYLSPGVYVNEVAAGTRPIEGVGTAVAAFVGLAERGPENEPILVSNWSQFSEIFGDFMSGSYLAQSVYGYFLNGGGNCYVVRIGAALAVGDPKAAKSGKALAAAAKIGELNVAAKPGAPAGKKISVEIADASGENVPEDQFKLVVTVDGRAPEVFDNLSTKKGANNVATKVSTESKLILIEDAAGAGALARPANGSTALAEGATPAGTQKIDPKVYVGDPADRTGFSGLEAIEEITMVAVPDLMAAYEQGAIDAEGIKAVQLAQIAHCELMGDRMAVLDTPPNLNAQQVAQWRSKDAGYDSKFAALYWPWVKVLDPATGAGTFVPPSGHVSGVWARSDVERGVHKAPANEVIRGVLSLQTQITPTEQELLNPSGINCLRSFAGRGIRVWGARTLSSDAEWRYLNVRRLFNYLEESILVGTQWAVFEPNDPALWARIRRTISAFLTNEWRKGALFGMTPEEAFFVKCDAETNPAESIDAGQVVCQVGIAPVKPAEFVIFQLSQFSGGTSLVSE; this comes from the coding sequence ATGCCGACTTACCTTTCACCCGGTGTCTATGTCAACGAAGTTGCCGCCGGGACCCGCCCTATCGAGGGCGTGGGCACTGCCGTGGCGGCCTTCGTGGGCCTCGCCGAACGAGGGCCCGAAAACGAACCCATCCTGGTCTCCAATTGGAGCCAGTTCAGCGAAATCTTCGGTGATTTCATGTCCGGGTCGTACTTGGCCCAATCGGTCTACGGATACTTCCTCAATGGCGGTGGAAACTGTTATGTGGTCCGGATCGGCGCCGCGCTGGCGGTTGGCGACCCGAAGGCGGCGAAGTCGGGCAAAGCGCTGGCCGCCGCCGCCAAAATCGGTGAACTGAACGTAGCCGCGAAACCCGGGGCCCCGGCGGGGAAGAAGATCAGCGTGGAGATCGCCGATGCGTCCGGCGAGAACGTGCCGGAGGACCAATTCAAACTCGTGGTCACGGTGGACGGCCGGGCGCCCGAAGTCTTCGACAACCTCTCGACGAAAAAGGGTGCGAACAACGTCGCGACCAAGGTCAGCACCGAGTCGAAACTGATTCTGATCGAAGACGCCGCCGGAGCCGGGGCGCTGGCCCGGCCGGCCAACGGAAGCACCGCCCTGGCGGAAGGCGCAACGCCGGCCGGCACGCAGAAAATCGACCCGAAGGTGTACGTCGGCGATCCCGCGGACCGTACCGGTTTCAGCGGCTTGGAGGCGATCGAAGAGATCACCATGGTCGCAGTGCCGGACCTGATGGCCGCCTACGAACAGGGCGCGATCGACGCCGAAGGCATCAAAGCGGTGCAGCTGGCGCAGATTGCGCATTGCGAGCTGATGGGGGACCGGATGGCGGTCCTGGATACCCCGCCGAACCTCAATGCGCAACAGGTGGCGCAGTGGCGCAGCAAGGACGCCGGCTACGATTCCAAGTTCGCGGCCTTGTACTGGCCCTGGGTCAAGGTGTTGGATCCAGCGACCGGCGCTGGAACTTTCGTTCCGCCGTCGGGCCATGTCTCCGGTGTCTGGGCACGCAGCGACGTGGAGCGCGGGGTGCACAAAGCCCCGGCCAATGAGGTGATCCGCGGTGTGCTGAGCCTGCAGACCCAGATCACGCCCACCGAACAGGAACTGCTCAACCCCTCCGGGATCAATTGCCTGCGCAGCTTCGCCGGCCGCGGCATCCGGGTGTGGGGTGCGCGCACCTTGTCCTCGGACGCCGAATGGCGCTACTTGAACGTGCGCCGGCTTTTCAACTACCTGGAGGAATCGATCCTGGTAGGCACCCAATGGGCGGTGTTCGAGCCGAATGATCCCGCGCTGTGGGCACGCATCCGGCGCACCATCAGCGCCTTCCTGACCAATGAATGGCGCAAGGGAGCGCTTTTCGGCATGACGCCGGAAGAAGCCTTCTTCGTCAAATGCGATGCCGAAACCAATCCGGCGGAAAGCATCGACGCGGGCCAGGTGGTGTGCCAAGTCGGCATCGCTCCGGTCAAGCCTGCCGAGTTCGTCATCTTCCAGCTGTCCCAGTTCTCGGGCGGCACCAGCCTCGTCAGCGAATAG
- a CDS encoding ATP-binding protein gives MNAVGELDAHHLLSRMAIVEQRVRALLAERRADDPNPGDPYRGLYLSEEHLARLLARVAGQSADSGVRGRFAELDRESQDCDARFRAMAAAAGTGLALDRLVANFGLAAPEVELLLIAVAADIDPRFESFFGYLNDDVTRRRPSSAVAIELCGCLLSDPGVRNRLIDGPLVRGGLLGLSDPDRPFPGRALQVPDRVIGYLLGGKELEPALAPVLAEVPALDWGDPADLAAALRSGAGLAYLREQPTGSGTVLARGALRARGLGTLAVDGVRLAGASGKTELARAAAREARLSDAGLVVTNVQALDGDRGLFAALDCAPMPLILTGTAAWDPEWLDAPPWQGAVPAMSSRERAEQWQQYLARDGGADLAEDLDLAEVTALFRLRPEHIARASRTALAQSRSNPGSRLSAGHLALGARAENGAALDKLARRIEPGVGWNDLVLPPPVRSALQEVELRAVYRDRVLGDWGMRPGAGRGRGVAALFAGDSGTGKTMSAEVIAGALGLDLYVVDLSTVVDKYVGETEKNLERIFSAAAGVNGVLLFDEADAIFGKRSDVKDAHDRYANIESAYLLQRMESFDGLAILSTNLRANIDDAFTRRLDVLIDFPMPDAKHRSLLWDRCLGSRLRRAGRLDLDFMGAAFELSGGAIRSAAVTAAYLAAHDDAALGMGHLVNAVHGEYRKMGRLTVESEFRPYWHLVRPAEWRSDEIRKVEETG, from the coding sequence GTGAACGCGGTCGGGGAACTCGACGCGCATCACCTGCTGTCCAGGATGGCAATCGTCGAACAACGGGTCCGCGCGCTGCTCGCCGAGCGCCGGGCGGACGATCCGAATCCCGGGGATCCCTACCGCGGACTCTATTTGAGCGAAGAGCACCTGGCCCGGCTGCTCGCCCGGGTGGCCGGCCAGTCCGCGGATTCCGGGGTGCGCGGCAGGTTCGCGGAACTGGACCGGGAAAGCCAGGACTGCGATGCCCGGTTCCGGGCGATGGCCGCAGCGGCTGGAACCGGGCTGGCGTTGGACCGCTTGGTGGCGAACTTCGGCTTGGCCGCCCCGGAGGTGGAATTGCTGTTGATCGCGGTCGCCGCGGACATCGATCCGAGATTCGAGAGCTTTTTCGGCTACCTGAACGACGATGTGACCCGGCGCCGGCCCAGCAGCGCGGTGGCGATCGAATTGTGCGGCTGCCTGCTGAGCGATCCCGGGGTCCGCAACCGGCTGATCGACGGGCCCCTGGTCCGCGGTGGTTTGCTCGGGCTGAGCGATCCGGACCGGCCTTTTCCAGGCCGTGCGCTCCAGGTGCCGGATCGGGTGATCGGCTATTTGCTCGGCGGAAAAGAACTGGAGCCAGCGTTGGCGCCGGTGCTGGCCGAAGTGCCGGCCCTGGACTGGGGTGATCCGGCGGACCTCGCTGCGGCGTTGCGCAGCGGCGCCGGGCTGGCCTATTTGCGGGAGCAGCCGACCGGTTCCGGCACGGTGCTCGCCCGGGGTGCGCTCCGGGCCCGCGGCCTCGGAACTCTTGCGGTCGACGGCGTCCGGCTTGCCGGTGCGAGCGGCAAAACCGAGCTCGCCCGGGCGGCGGCGCGGGAGGCCCGGCTTTCCGACGCGGGACTCGTGGTGACGAATGTCCAGGCGCTTGACGGCGACCGTGGCCTTTTCGCCGCTCTGGACTGCGCGCCGATGCCGCTGATCCTCACCGGCACCGCCGCTTGGGATCCGGAATGGCTCGACGCCCCGCCCTGGCAAGGCGCAGTGCCGGCGATGAGCAGCCGGGAACGGGCCGAGCAGTGGCAGCAGTATTTGGCGCGCGACGGCGGCGCCGATCTCGCCGAAGACCTGGACCTGGCCGAGGTGACCGCGTTGTTCCGGCTCCGCCCGGAGCACATCGCTCGGGCCAGCCGGACCGCTTTGGCGCAGAGCCGCAGCAATCCCGGGAGCCGGCTTTCCGCGGGACACCTGGCCCTCGGGGCGCGCGCCGAAAACGGCGCCGCCCTGGACAAGCTCGCCCGCCGGATCGAACCCGGCGTCGGCTGGAACGATCTGGTTCTGCCGCCGCCGGTTCGGTCCGCCTTGCAGGAAGTCGAGTTGCGTGCCGTCTATCGGGACCGAGTCCTCGGCGACTGGGGGATGCGTCCCGGAGCCGGCCGTGGCCGCGGCGTCGCGGCGCTCTTCGCCGGCGACTCGGGCACCGGCAAAACCATGTCCGCCGAGGTCATCGCCGGGGCGCTGGGCCTGGACTTGTACGTGGTCGACCTGTCCACGGTGGTCGACAAATACGTCGGCGAGACGGAAAAGAACCTGGAGCGGATTTTCAGTGCAGCCGCCGGGGTCAACGGGGTCTTGCTCTTCGACGAGGCGGATGCCATCTTCGGCAAGCGCTCCGATGTCAAAGACGCGCACGACCGGTACGCGAACATCGAAAGCGCCTACCTTTTGCAGCGGATGGAGTCTTTCGACGGTCTGGCGATCCTGTCCACCAATCTGCGGGCGAACATCGATGACGCCTTCACCCGCCGGCTCGACGTGCTGATCGATTTCCCGATGCCGGACGCGAAGCACCGCAGCCTGCTCTGGGACCGGTGCCTGGGCAGCCGGTTGCGCCGGGCGGGCCGACTCGACCTGGACTTCATGGGTGCGGCCTTCGAACTCAGCGGCGGGGCGATCCGCTCGGCCGCGGTCACCGCCGCCTACCTGGCGGCGCATGACGACGCGGCACTGGGCATGGGCCACCTGGTCAACGCGGTGCACGGTGAGTACCGCAAAATGGGCCGGCTCACGGTGGAAAGCGAATTCCGGCCCTATTGGCATTTGGTCCGGCCAGCCGAATGGCGCAGCGATGAAATCAGGAAAGTGGAGGAAACCGGATGA
- a CDS encoding eCIS core domain-containing protein, whose amino-acid sequence MTHHQHEQDQEQAKTAGQPGERGQRTPDALQFEAAAHGRLEALGGLGMLGLQRAVGNAAVRETIQRSPVLDVVAGAGRALYEPVRQDMEARLGADFSEVRIHDDAAAHASAKSVSAHAYTVGNRIVFQRDAYAPGTAAGDRTLAHELTHVIQQRSGPVEGTPAGNGVSISDPSDRFEREAEASAERVMGQSAPAVRSAPSPAERATGPQLQRAVLQREAEGPEEAEEAAESAQLQRRASVQREAAADEPAEADD is encoded by the coding sequence ATGACCCACCATCAGCATGAGCAAGACCAGGAGCAGGCCAAGACCGCGGGGCAACCCGGGGAACGGGGGCAACGGACGCCCGACGCGCTGCAATTCGAGGCCGCCGCGCACGGCCGTCTGGAAGCCCTCGGCGGCCTCGGGATGCTCGGCCTGCAGCGGGCGGTCGGCAATGCGGCGGTCCGCGAGACGATCCAGCGTTCTCCGGTGCTGGACGTGGTCGCCGGTGCTGGACGGGCACTCTACGAGCCGGTCCGCCAGGATATGGAAGCCAGATTGGGCGCAGACTTTTCCGAGGTCAGGATCCACGACGACGCCGCAGCGCACGCTTCGGCGAAATCGGTGAGCGCCCATGCCTATACGGTAGGCAACCGGATCGTCTTCCAGCGCGATGCCTATGCGCCGGGCACCGCCGCCGGAGATCGGACGCTGGCCCATGAGCTCACCCATGTGATCCAACAACGGTCCGGCCCGGTGGAGGGCACCCCGGCGGGCAACGGAGTGAGCATCAGCGACCCTTCGGACCGCTTCGAACGCGAAGCCGAGGCGAGTGCGGAACGGGTGATGGGCCAGTCCGCACCAGCCGTCCGCAGCGCGCCAAGCCCGGCGGAGCGGGCGACGGGACCTCAGTTGCAGCGCGCCGTGCTGCAACGTGAAGCGGAAGGTCCGGAAGAAGCCGAGGAGGCGGCGGAATCCGCGCAGCTGCAGCGCCGGGCGTCGGTGCAACGCGAAGCAGCGGCGGACGAGCCTGCGGAAGCGGACGACTGA